A genomic window from Neoarius graeffei isolate fNeoGra1 chromosome 5, fNeoGra1.pri, whole genome shotgun sequence includes:
- the kcnj12a gene encoding ATP-sensitive inward rectifier potassium channel 12 has product MSVSRMSRYSIVSSEEDALRLTTIHGSSGINGYGNGNAKIHTRRKCRNRFVKKNGQCNVHFTNMEQKSQRYLADIFTTCVDIRWRYMLIVFTLVFVLSWLAFGLAFWVIALLHGDLDNPAGDDSFTPCVLHVNGFLAAFLFSIETQTTIGYGFRCVTEECPVAIFLVVFQSIVGSIIECFMIGAIMAKMARPKKRTQTLLFSKNAVIAMRDGKLCLMWRVGNLRRSHIVEAHVRALLIKPRVTAEGEYIPLDQLDINVGFDQGLDRIFLVSPITILHEIDEESPLYGISKQDMETADFEIVVILEGMVEATAMTAQARSSYLASEILWGHRFEPVLFEEKNEYKVDYSHFHKTYEVPSTPRCSAKDMLESKCLSVADNTSTFCYENELALLNRDEEDEEECTQRERQDFEQMSRSLEQRSYRRESEI; this is encoded by the coding sequence ATGAGTGTGAGCCGTATGAGTCGATACAGCATTGTATCGTCAGAGGAAGATGCTTTGCGCCTGACCACGATCCATGGCAGCAGTGGAATTAATGGCTACGGCAACGGGAATGCAAAGATACACACACGTAGGAAATGCCGTAACCGCTTTGTGAAGAAGAATGGGCAGTGCAATGTCCACTTCACCAACATGGAGCAGAAATCACAGCGCTACCTGGCCGACATCTTCACCACCTGTGTGGACATCCGCTGGCGCTACATGCTGATCGTGTTCACGCTTGTGTTTGTGCTGTCATGGCTGGCATTTGGTTTAGCATTTTGGGTAATTGCGCTGCTCCATGGTGACCTGGACAACCCAGCTGGGGATGACAGCTTCACACCATGTGTCCTGCATGTAAATGGCTTCTTGGCAGCATTTCTGTTTTCTATCGAGACTCAGACTACCATTGGTTATGGTTTCCGTTGTGTGACAGAGGAGTGTCCGGTCGCCATCTTCCTTGTGGTCTTCCAGTCAATTGTGGGCAGTATTATCGAGTGCTTCATGATTGGCGCCATTATGGCAAAAATGGCACGACCAAAAAAGCGTACGCAGACTCTACTGTTCTCCAAAAATGCTGTCATTGCCATGAGGGATGGGAAGCTCTGCCTCATGTGGCGGGTTGGGAACCTTCGCAGGAGCCACATCGTTGAGGCTCACGTCCGAGCATTGTTAATCAAACCACGTGTGACTGCCGAGGGAGAGTACATCCCGCTAGACCAGCTGGATATTAACGTTGGGTTTGATCAAGGGCTTGATAGGATCTTCTTGGTCTCACCGATCACCATTTTGCACGAGATTGATGAGGAGAGTCCGCTGTATGGGATCAGCAAGCAGGATATGGAGACGGCAGACTTTGAGATCGTGGTGATCCTCGAGGGGATGGTGGAGGCCACAGCCATGACAGCACAGGCTCGGAGCTCATACTTGGCAAGTGAGATCCTGTGGGGCCACCGATTTGAGCCGGTGCTTTTCGAAGAGAAGAATGAATACAAGGTGGACTACTCGCACTTCCACAAGACATATGAGGTCCCATCTACGCCGCGCTGCAGCGCTAAAGACATGCTTGAGAGCAAGTGCCTGTCTGTTGCAGACAACACCTCCACGTTCTGCTACGAGAATGAGCTGGCGCTGCTCAACCGTGATGAGGAGGACGAGGAGGAATGCACCCAGAGAGAGAGGCAAGACTTTGAACAGATGTCTCGGAGCCTCGAGCAAAGGTCATACCGACGCGAGTCTGAGATTTAA